From a single Raphanus sativus cultivar WK10039 chromosome 3, ASM80110v3, whole genome shotgun sequence genomic region:
- the LOC108845145 gene encoding putative FBD-associated F-box protein At5g56430, producing the protein MGNINELCDDLLVKILLKIPTKEIVATSLLSRRWCSVWKLVPKLEFHDYSYIYHATSAAPSEFINKFLERSITPVLETFHLTLCRRDYAPESFEKWVNVAVARNVLDLKLLYYLICRDPIRFPMSLYAHETLVVLRLQGMIIEDVPSKACFRSLKILSLRDMSYSSDQTVDRFLSCFPILETLVVRRWLADNVKTYSICLPSLQSLDIEYLVGGYQDPRYDHGYVINAPCLKYLHIVDHFSGFCSLVNIPDKLEAEIHLRFCDSDKLLRSLTSAKLLSLCLKPQMDSCLKGDFDQLVSLELCVMCSLDWLNIILKHSPKLRVLRLSRTRHSCQNSRNVRTNWERPSCIPECLMSSLETVEWIAYKGTEEEENVVKYLLENGNLCLKKRWCKASYEILSLGPRS; encoded by the exons ATGGGAAATATCAATGAGTTATGTGACGATTTGCTGGTgaagattttgttaaaaatccCGACAAAAGAGATTGTGGCGACGTCACTTTTGTCCAGACGATGGTGTTCTGTATGGAAACTTGTTCCCAAGCTAGAGTTTCATGACTATTCATACATATATCATGCCACATCCGCCGCACCTTCAGAGTTTATCAACAAGTTCTTGGAGCGAAGCATAACCCCTGTACTAGAAACTTTTCATCTCACTCTTTGTCGCCGAGATTATGCCCCTGAATCTTTTGAAAAATGGGTTAATGTTGCGGTTGCTCGCAATGTTCTTGATCTTAAGCTTTTATATTACCTTATCTGCCGTGATCCTATACGGTTTCCTATGAGCTTGTATGCACATGAAACCCTTGTGGTATTACGCCTCCAAGGAATGATCATTGAGGATGTTCCTTCGAAAGCCTGTTTCAGGAGCCTCAAGATTTTATCTCTTCGAGATATGAGCTACTCAAGCGATCAAACCGTTGATAGATTTTTGTCTTGCTTCCCTATTCTTGAAACATTGGTTGTACGTCGATGGTTAGCCGACAATGTGAAGACGTATTCGATTTGTTTGCCATCGCTGCAGAGCTTAGACATCGAGTACTTAGTAGGTGGTTATCAAGATCCAAGATATGATCATGGATATGTGATCAATGCTCCTTGTTTAAAGTATTTACATATTGTCGACCATTTTAGCGGCTTTTGTTCATTAGTGAATATCCCTGATAAATTGGAAGCAGAGATCCACCTTAGATTTTGTGATTCTGACAAGCTTCTGAGATCTCTTACCTCAGCTAAACTACTTTCCTTGTGTTTAAAACCACAAATG GATTCATGTCTAAAAGGCGACTTTGATCAGCTCGTGTCTCTAGAGCTTTGTGTTATGTGTTCCTTAGATTGGTTGAATATTATCCTCAAACATTCTCCTAAACTCCGAGTTCTCAGGCTCTCGAGAACG AGACACAGCTGCCAAAATTCTCGAAATGTCCGAACTAACTGGGAGCGACCGAGTTGTATTCCTGAATGTTTGATGTCCAGTCTCGAAACTGTTGAGTGGATTGCGTATAAAGGAACAGAAGAAGAGGAAAATGTGGTGAAATATTTGTTAGAGAATGGGAACCTTTGCTTAAAAAAGCGTTGGTGCAAGGCCAGTTATGAAATTCTTAGCTTGGGGCCGAGGAGCTAG